From Streptomyces sp. NBC_00690, a single genomic window includes:
- a CDS encoding IclR family transcriptional regulator has protein sequence MAKNIQSLERAAAMLRLLAGGERRLGLSDIATSLDLAKGTAHGILRTLQAEGFVEQDPASGRYQLGAELLRLGNSYLDVHELRARALVWTDDLARSSGESVHLGVLHQHGVLIVHHVFRPDDSRQVLEVGAMQPLHSTALGKVLAAYDPVAHSEAVEAVREQFTPRTVTELAAFESLLDQARARGWASDVEETWEGVAAVAAPIHDRRRMPVGAVAITGAVERVCSDQELRSELVAAVRQCARAVSRDLGAGRF, from the coding sequence ATGGCGAAGAACATCCAGTCGCTGGAACGGGCGGCGGCCATGCTGCGGCTGCTGGCGGGCGGGGAGCGCCGGCTCGGCCTGTCGGACATCGCCACCTCGCTGGACCTGGCCAAGGGAACGGCCCACGGCATCCTGCGCACCCTCCAGGCGGAGGGCTTCGTGGAGCAGGACCCCGCGTCCGGGCGCTACCAGCTCGGCGCGGAGCTGCTGCGCCTGGGCAACAGCTACCTCGACGTCCACGAACTGCGCGCCCGCGCCCTGGTGTGGACGGACGATCTCGCCCGCTCCAGCGGTGAAAGCGTCCATTTGGGCGTACTGCACCAGCACGGCGTACTCATCGTCCACCATGTGTTCCGGCCGGACGACAGCCGCCAGGTGCTCGAAGTGGGCGCAATGCAGCCCCTGCACTCCACCGCCCTGGGCAAGGTCCTGGCGGCCTACGACCCGGTGGCGCACAGCGAGGCGGTCGAGGCCGTCCGGGAGCAGTTCACCCCGCGGACGGTGACGGAGCTGGCCGCCTTCGAATCGCTCCTCGACCAGGCCAGGGCCCGGGGCTGGGCGTCGGACGTGGAGGAGACCTGGGAGGGCGTGGCGGCGGTCGCCGCCCCCATCCACGACCGCCGCCGGATGCCCGTGGGGGCGGTCGCCATCACGGGAGCGGTGGAGCGGGTCTGTTCGGATCAGGAACTGAGATCCGAGCTGGTCGCAGCGGTGCGGCAGTGCGCCAGGGCGGTTTCGCGGGATCTCGGCGCCGGGCGGTTTTGA
- a CDS encoding MIP/aquaporin family protein: MSNSDIFIGETIGTAVLILLGGGVVAAVTLKNSKARGAGWLAITFGWGFAVLTAVYMTGALSGAHINPAVTLGIAIKDGTWSTVPVYFAGQMLGAMIGAALFVVAYYGQFMTHLTDRAIIGDPADKPIEGSHSGGGKAGPILGIFSTGPEIRVVWQNLATEIIGTTVLVLAVLTQGLNADGDGLGTLGALITALVVVGIGLSLGGPTGYAINPARDLGPRIVHALLPLPNKGGSDWGYAWIPVVGPMAGGALAAGIYNLAFA, from the coding sequence GTGTCCAACTCCGACATCTTTATCGGCGAGACGATCGGAACCGCGGTTCTGATCCTCCTCGGCGGTGGCGTGGTCGCCGCCGTCACCCTCAAGAATTCCAAGGCACGCGGAGCGGGCTGGCTGGCCATCACGTTCGGATGGGGCTTCGCCGTCCTCACGGCCGTCTATATGACGGGCGCTCTCTCCGGCGCGCACATCAACCCCGCCGTCACGCTCGGCATCGCCATCAAGGACGGGACCTGGTCGACCGTCCCCGTCTACTTCGCCGGCCAGATGCTGGGCGCGATGATCGGCGCCGCGCTGTTCGTGGTCGCCTACTACGGCCAGTTCATGACGCATCTGACCGACCGGGCGATCATCGGCGACCCCGCCGACAAGCCCATCGAAGGCAGCCACAGCGGCGGCGGCAAGGCCGGCCCCATCCTCGGCATCTTCTCCACCGGCCCGGAGATCCGGGTGGTCTGGCAGAACCTGGCGACCGAGATCATCGGCACCACGGTCCTGGTGCTCGCCGTGCTCACCCAGGGCCTCAACGCCGATGGCGACGGGCTGGGCACGCTGGGCGCCCTCATCACCGCCCTCGTCGTCGTCGGCATCGGCCTCTCGCTCGGCGGACCCACCGGGTACGCCATCAACCCGGCCCGTGACCTCGGCCCCCGTATCGTCCACGCCCTGCTGCCGCTGCCCAACAAGGGCGGCTCCGACTGGGGCTACGCCTGGATCCCCGTCGTCGGCCCGATGGCCGGCGGAGCACTCGCCGCGGGAATCTACAACCTCGCGTTCGCGTGA
- the glpK gene encoding glycerol kinase GlpK produces the protein MTDAHTTGAASHGHGPFIAAIDQGTTSSRCIVFDKDGRIVSVDQKEHEQIFPKPGWVEHNAIEIWTNVQEVVAGAVEKAGITSADVKAIGITNQRETTLLWDKNTGEPVHNAIVWQDTRTDALCRELGRNVGQDRFRRETGLPLASYFAGPKARWLLDNVEGLRERAERGEILFGTMDSWVIWNLTGGVDGGVHVTDVTNASRTLLMNLHTMAWDPKILSSMHVPAEILPEIRSSAEVYGTAKGGVLDGIPVASALGDQQAALFGQTCFAEGEAKSTYGTGTFMLMNTGHTPVNSYNGLLTTVGYRIGDEQAVYALEGSIAVTGSLVQWMRDQMGLISSAPEIETLALTVEDNGGAYVVPAFSGLFAPYWRPDARGVIAGLTRYVTKAHIARAVLEATAWQTREISDAMTKDSGVELTTLKVDGGMTSNNLLMQTLSDFLDAPVVRPMVAETTCLGAAYAAGLAVGFWPDTDALRANWRRAAEWTPRMDADKREREYKSWLKAVQRTMGWLEEED, from the coding sequence GTGACTGACGCACACACCACCGGCGCCGCCTCACATGGGCACGGCCCGTTCATCGCGGCCATCGACCAGGGCACCACATCCAGCCGTTGCATCGTCTTCGACAAGGACGGCCGGATCGTCTCCGTCGACCAGAAGGAACACGAGCAGATCTTCCCCAAGCCCGGCTGGGTGGAGCACAACGCCATCGAGATCTGGACCAATGTGCAAGAGGTCGTCGCGGGCGCCGTCGAGAAGGCGGGCATCACCTCCGCCGACGTCAAGGCGATCGGGATCACCAACCAGCGCGAGACGACCCTGCTGTGGGACAAGAACACCGGCGAACCCGTCCACAACGCCATCGTCTGGCAGGACACCCGCACCGACGCCCTCTGTCGCGAACTGGGCCGCAACGTCGGCCAGGACCGGTTCCGCCGTGAGACCGGTCTGCCCCTCGCGAGCTACTTCGCCGGCCCCAAGGCCCGCTGGCTCCTCGACAACGTCGAAGGTCTGCGGGAGCGCGCCGAGCGGGGCGAGATCCTCTTCGGCACGATGGACTCGTGGGTCATCTGGAACCTGACCGGCGGGGTCGACGGCGGGGTGCACGTCACCGATGTCACCAACGCCTCGCGCACGCTGCTGATGAACCTCCACACCATGGCCTGGGACCCCAAGATCCTCAGCTCCATGCACGTACCGGCCGAGATCCTGCCCGAGATCCGCTCCTCCGCCGAGGTGTACGGCACCGCCAAGGGCGGGGTCCTCGACGGCATCCCGGTCGCCTCCGCGCTCGGTGACCAGCAGGCCGCGCTCTTCGGGCAGACGTGTTTCGCCGAGGGCGAGGCCAAGTCGACCTACGGCACCGGCACCTTCATGCTGATGAACACCGGCCACACACCGGTGAACTCCTACAACGGACTGCTGACGACCGTCGGCTACCGCATCGGCGACGAGCAGGCGGTCTACGCCCTCGAAGGCTCGATCGCCGTCACCGGCTCGCTGGTGCAGTGGATGCGGGACCAGATGGGTCTCATCTCCTCCGCACCGGAGATCGAGACGCTGGCCCTGACCGTGGAGGACAACGGCGGCGCGTACGTCGTGCCCGCGTTCTCCGGGCTGTTCGCCCCCTACTGGCGCCCCGACGCCCGCGGTGTGATCGCGGGTCTCACCCGCTACGTCACCAAGGCCCACATCGCCCGTGCCGTGCTGGAGGCCACCGCCTGGCAGACCCGTGAGATCAGCGACGCCATGACCAAGGACTCCGGCGTCGAGTTGACCACGCTCAAGGTCGACGGCGGGATGACCTCCAACAACCTGCTGATGCAGACCCTCTCGGACTTCCTGGACGCACCGGTGGTGCGCCCCATGGTGGCCGAGACCACCTGCCTCGGCGCGGCCTACGCCGCGGGTCTGGCCGTCGGTTTCTGGCCGGACACGGACGCGCTGCGCGCCAACTGGCGCCGGGCCGCCGAATGGACCCCGCGCATGGACGCCGACAAGCGCGAGCGCGAGTACAAGAGCTGGCTCAAGGCCGTACAGCGGACCATGGGCTGGCTCGAAGAGGAAGACTGA
- a CDS encoding glycerol-3-phosphate dehydrogenase/oxidase translates to MTTLQSVPTLGTHPASGFLPSRAETREQLSKASYDLLVIGGGILGISTAWHAAQSGLRVALVDAGDFAGATSSASSKLLHGGLRYLQTGAVKLVAENHFERRALSREVAPHLANPLTFYLPVYKGGPHGAAKLGAGVFAYSALSAFGDGVGHVISPAKAQRDVPELRTENLKAVAVYGDDQMNDARMALMTVRAAVDAGTTVLNHAEVTGLRFTRGRVTGAELKDRTDGTEFGVNARLVLNATGPWVDHLRRMEDTGAAPSIRLSKGAHLVLKRTSPWKAALATPIDKYRITFALPWEDMLLLGTTDEAYEGDPGEVSVTEQDTAQILDEAAFSIRDQQLSRDLITYAFAGLRVLPGGPGDTSQAKRETVVTEGRGGMLSVAGGKWTTFRHIGRTVMNKLAALPGQPLAEDMEPIDRLPRKLPLPGIANPNAVAHRLMADGPAPGPRMSADTARHLATHYGSLSFDIARLANDDPALAERIHPDAPEIWAQVVYARDHEWAETADDVLRRRTTLTVRGLATDGIRDRVEGLLRHRR, encoded by the coding sequence ATGACCACCCTGCAGAGCGTTCCGACACTTGGGACGCACCCGGCATCCGGCTTTCTCCCGAGCCGCGCCGAGACCCGGGAGCAGCTCTCCAAAGCCTCGTACGACCTCCTGGTGATCGGCGGCGGCATCCTGGGCATCTCCACCGCCTGGCACGCCGCGCAGTCCGGACTGCGGGTGGCCCTGGTGGACGCCGGCGACTTCGCCGGCGCCACCTCGTCCGCCTCCTCCAAGCTGCTGCACGGCGGACTGCGCTACCTCCAGACCGGTGCGGTGAAACTGGTCGCGGAGAACCACTTCGAGCGCCGCGCCCTCTCCCGGGAGGTGGCCCCGCACCTCGCCAATCCGCTCACGTTCTACCTGCCCGTCTACAAGGGCGGACCGCACGGCGCGGCCAAGCTCGGGGCCGGGGTCTTCGCCTATTCGGCGCTCTCGGCGTTCGGAGACGGCGTCGGCCACGTCATCAGCCCGGCCAAGGCCCAGCGGGACGTGCCCGAGTTGCGTACGGAGAACCTCAAGGCCGTCGCCGTCTACGGGGACGACCAGATGAACGACGCCCGGATGGCGTTGATGACGGTCCGCGCGGCCGTCGACGCGGGGACGACCGTGCTCAACCACGCCGAGGTCACCGGATTGCGCTTCACCCGGGGCCGGGTGACGGGTGCAGAGCTCAAGGACCGTACGGACGGCACGGAGTTCGGGGTGAACGCGCGGCTGGTGCTCAACGCCACCGGCCCATGGGTGGACCATCTGCGCCGGATGGAGGACACGGGCGCCGCACCCTCGATCCGACTCTCCAAGGGCGCGCACCTGGTGCTCAAGCGCACCTCGCCGTGGAAGGCGGCCCTGGCGACGCCGATCGACAAGTACCGGATCACCTTCGCCCTCCCCTGGGAGGACATGCTGCTGCTCGGCACCACCGACGAGGCGTACGAGGGGGACCCGGGCGAGGTCTCGGTGACCGAGCAGGACACCGCCCAGATCCTGGACGAGGCGGCGTTCTCCATCCGGGACCAGCAGTTGTCCCGCGATCTGATCACCTATGCGTTCGCCGGTCTGCGGGTGCTCCCCGGGGGCCCGGGCGACACCTCCCAGGCCAAACGGGAGACGGTGGTGACCGAAGGCCGTGGCGGGATGCTGTCGGTCGCAGGCGGTAAATGGACGACTTTCCGCCATATCGGTCGGACAGTGATGAACAAACTGGCGGCGCTGCCGGGACAGCCGCTGGCCGAGGACATGGAACCCATCGACCGGTTGCCCAGGAAGCTGCCTCTGCCGGGGATCGCCAATCCGAACGCGGTCGCCCACCGGTTGATGGCCGACGGACCGGCGCCCGGCCCCCGGATGTCCGCGGACACCGCACGCCATCTCGCCACCCACTACGGCTCGCTCTCGTTCGACATCGCGCGGCTGGCCAACGACGATCCGGCGCTGGCCGAGCGCATCCACCCCGACGCCCCGGAGATCTGGGCCCAGGTCGTGTACGCCCGGGACCACGAGTGGGCCGAGACCGCGGACGACGTGCTGAGGCGGCGCACCACGCTCACGGTGCGGGGACTGGCCACCGATGGGATACGGGACCGGGTGGAGGGGCTGCTCCGGCACCGACGCTGA
- a CDS encoding PAC2 family protein has product MIELEGVPELIDPVMVAAFEGWNDAGDAASTAVAHLDREWKGEVFAALDAEDYYDFQVNRPTVWLDGGVRKITWPTTRLSVVRVGGEKPRDLVLVRGIEPSMRWRSFCNEILGFAHELGVEMVVILGALLGDTPHTRPVPVSGITSDPDLARTMDLEETRYEGPTGIVGILQEACTHAGVPAVSLWAAVPHYVSQPPNPKATLALLNRLEDLIGLRIPLGELPEDARAWQLGVDQLAAEDSEVAEYVQTLEEARDTAELPEASGEAIAREFERYLRRRDGGPGSGPGLATDGGDSGTYLRDPSGGLNRPSKAARTEPDTAPGTEQEPDTESDAEPGPGAEPAPGADGESPPGAAHDPDADSAAETAEPDSSAAADDSGTGSGADSDTDSGSDTDTDSDASSADPDSGPSESRADRSDEPEESDAGNTDDAAGEDPPGR; this is encoded by the coding sequence GTGATCGAGCTCGAGGGGGTACCCGAGCTGATCGACCCGGTCATGGTGGCCGCGTTCGAAGGCTGGAACGACGCCGGCGACGCCGCCTCCACCGCGGTCGCACACCTGGACCGGGAGTGGAAGGGGGAGGTGTTCGCGGCCCTTGACGCCGAGGACTACTACGACTTCCAAGTCAACCGGCCCACGGTGTGGCTGGACGGCGGAGTACGGAAGATCACCTGGCCGACGACCCGACTGTCCGTGGTCCGTGTCGGGGGTGAGAAACCGCGCGATCTGGTGTTGGTGCGGGGCATCGAACCGTCCATGCGCTGGCGCTCGTTCTGCAATGAGATCCTCGGATTCGCCCATGAGTTGGGGGTGGAGATGGTGGTGATCCTCGGTGCGCTGCTCGGAGACACGCCCCACACCCGGCCGGTGCCGGTCAGCGGCATCACGTCCGATCCCGACCTGGCCAGGACCATGGACCTGGAGGAGACGCGCTACGAAGGCCCCACCGGAATCGTGGGCATCCTCCAGGAGGCGTGCACCCATGCGGGCGTGCCCGCGGTGAGTCTGTGGGCAGCGGTGCCGCACTACGTGTCCCAACCGCCCAATCCCAAGGCCACACTTGCGCTGCTGAACCGGTTGGAGGATCTGATCGGGCTGCGCATCCCGCTGGGCGAACTGCCCGAGGACGCGCGGGCGTGGCAACTGGGCGTGGACCAACTGGCCGCCGAGGACAGCGAGGTGGCGGAGTACGTCCAGACGTTGGAGGAGGCCAGGGACACCGCGGAGTTGCCCGAGGCGTCGGGCGAGGCCATCGCCCGCGAATTCGAGCGCTATCTGCGTCGGCGGGACGGGGGGCCGGGCAGCGGCCCGGGGTTGGCGACCGACGGCGGTGACAGCGGCACCTACCTCCGCGATCCGTCGGGCGGGTTGAACCGGCCGTCGAAGGCAGCCCGTACCGAACCGGACACAGCGCCGGGCACCGAGCAGGAGCCGGACACGGAATCGGACGCGGAACCTGGTCCGGGTGCTGAGCCGGCTCCGGGTGCGGACGGTGAGTCCCCACCGGGTGCCGCGCACGATCCGGATGCGGACAGTGCGGCGGAGACAGCAGAACCGGACTCCTCGGCGGCTGCCGACGATTCGGGCACGGGGTCTGGCGCGGACTCGGACACGGACTCGGGCTCTGACACGGACACGGACTCGGACGCGAGCTCCGCTGACCCGGATTCGGGTCCCAGCGAGAGCCGGGCGGACCGGTCGGACGAGCCGGAAGAATCGGACGCCGGCAACACCGACGACGCCGCCGGGGAGGACCCTCCCGGGCGGTGA
- the mshC gene encoding cysteine--1-D-myo-inosityl 2-amino-2-deoxy-alpha-D-glucopyranoside ligase, protein MYAWPASEVPALPGTGRDLRIHDTATGGPLTLDPGPVARIYVCGITPYDATHMGHAATYNAFDLVQRVWLDTKRQVHYVQNVTDIDDPLLERAIRDGEDWTGLAERETALFREDMTALRMLPPQHYIGAVESIPGIVPLVERLRDAGAAYELEGDVYFSVEADPHFGEVSHLDAEAMRLLSAERGGDPDRPGKKNPVDPMLWMAAREGEPSWDGGSLGRGRPGWHIECVAIALDHLGMGFDVQGGGSDLVFPHHEMGASHAHALTGEHPFARAYVHAGMVALNGQKMSKSKGNLVFVSTLRREGVDPAAIRLALLSHHYRADWEWTDQVLQDAVTRLECWRAAVSRPDGPSADALVEEVRAALSDDLDAPSALLAVDRWAERQRTEGGTDEGAPGLVSRTVDALLGVAL, encoded by the coding sequence ATGTATGCCTGGCCCGCTTCTGAGGTCCCCGCCCTGCCTGGCACGGGCCGCGACCTTCGGATTCACGACACCGCAACCGGCGGTCCACTCACCCTGGACCCCGGCCCCGTCGCCCGTATCTACGTCTGTGGCATCACGCCCTATGACGCCACCCACATGGGACACGCGGCGACCTACAACGCGTTCGACCTCGTCCAGCGCGTGTGGCTCGACACCAAGCGCCAGGTCCACTACGTCCAGAACGTGACCGACATCGACGATCCGCTCCTGGAGCGCGCCATCCGTGACGGGGAGGATTGGACCGGGCTCGCCGAGCGGGAGACCGCGCTCTTCCGCGAGGACATGACCGCGCTCCGCATGCTCCCGCCGCAGCACTACATCGGAGCCGTCGAGTCGATACCCGGCATCGTTCCCCTGGTGGAGCGGCTCCGCGACGCCGGCGCCGCCTATGAACTCGAAGGGGACGTCTACTTCTCCGTCGAGGCCGACCCACACTTCGGCGAGGTGTCCCATCTCGACGCCGAGGCGATGCGGCTGCTGTCCGCCGAACGCGGCGGTGACCCCGACCGCCCCGGCAAGAAGAACCCGGTCGACCCCATGCTCTGGATGGCCGCCCGAGAGGGCGAACCCAGTTGGGACGGGGGCAGCCTCGGCCGTGGCCGGCCCGGCTGGCACATCGAGTGCGTCGCCATCGCCCTCGACCACCTCGGCATGGGCTTCGACGTCCAGGGCGGCGGGTCGGACCTCGTCTTCCCCCACCACGAGATGGGTGCGTCACACGCCCACGCCCTCACCGGAGAGCATCCCTTCGCACGGGCGTACGTACACGCGGGAATGGTCGCCCTGAACGGGCAGAAGATGTCGAAGTCCAAGGGCAACCTGGTCTTCGTCTCCACCCTGCGCCGGGAGGGCGTCGACCCCGCCGCGATCCGCCTCGCGCTGCTCTCCCACCACTACCGGGCCGACTGGGAGTGGACCGACCAGGTGCTCCAGGACGCGGTGACGCGACTGGAGTGTTGGCGTGCGGCTGTCTCCCGACCCGACGGACCCTCCGCCGACGCCCTTGTAGAGGAGGTCCGCGCGGCCCTGTCCGACGATCTGGACGCCCCGAGCGCGCTGCTCGCCGTCGACCGCTGGGCCGAACGCCAGCGCACCGAGGGCGGCACGGACGAAGGGGCGCCCGGACTGGTCTCCCGTACGGTCGACGCGCTGCTGGGAGTGGCGCTGTAG
- a CDS encoding SCO1664 family protein — protein sequence MPAPERIPQGSVTALDLLAKGELRVRGQVREASNAVLFCSIVLDGEETACVYKPVAGERPLWDFPDGTLAQREVAAYEVSEALGWGLVPPTVLRDGPHGEGMVQLWIEAEAAAPLLALVEGEEPGDGWKAVGFAEVGEGRTALLVHADDPRLRRLAVLDAVINNGDRKGGHLLPAAGGALYAIDHGVSFHVDDKLRTLLWGWAGEPLPDEALEALEGLSSALAAGGPLGARLERLLTPAEVAAVRSRVSALRATGRHPVPSGEWPAIPWPPV from the coding sequence GTGCCCGCGCCAGAACGGATACCGCAGGGGAGTGTGACCGCCCTCGACCTCCTGGCGAAGGGGGAGCTCCGGGTGCGCGGCCAGGTCCGTGAGGCGTCTAACGCGGTCCTGTTCTGCTCGATCGTCCTCGACGGCGAGGAGACGGCCTGCGTCTACAAACCGGTCGCCGGCGAGCGCCCGCTCTGGGACTTCCCCGACGGCACGCTGGCCCAGCGCGAGGTCGCCGCCTATGAGGTCTCCGAAGCACTGGGCTGGGGGCTCGTGCCCCCGACGGTGCTACGGGACGGCCCGCACGGAGAGGGCATGGTCCAGCTCTGGATCGAGGCCGAAGCCGCGGCACCGCTCCTGGCACTCGTGGAGGGTGAGGAGCCGGGCGACGGCTGGAAGGCGGTCGGCTTCGCCGAGGTGGGCGAGGGGCGCACCGCCCTACTGGTCCATGCCGACGACCCGCGGTTGCGCAGGCTGGCCGTGCTCGACGCAGTGATCAACAACGGTGACCGCAAGGGCGGCCATCTGCTGCCCGCTGCGGGAGGTGCGCTGTACGCCATCGACCACGGCGTCAGCTTCCATGTGGACGACAAGCTCCGCACCCTGCTCTGGGGGTGGGCGGGGGAGCCGTTGCCCGATGAGGCCCTGGAGGCTCTGGAGGGGCTTTCGTCGGCCCTGGCGGCTGGTGGGCCCCTCGGCGCACGGCTGGAGCGGTTGCTGACCCCGGCCGAGGTGGCGGCTGTCCGCAGCAGGGTTTCGGCACTTCGGGCCACGGGCCGACATCCGGTGCCTTCCGGTGAGTGGCCGGCGATTCCCTGGCCACCGGTGTGA
- a CDS encoding DUF3090 domain-containing protein, whose amino-acid sequence MSRQVFLYDPPDRFVAGTVGLPGRRTFFLQASAGGRVTSVALEKTQVSALAERIDELLDEVVRRTGGNAPVPAVAPTDVADTAPLDSPVDEEFRVGTMALAWDGEEQRMIVEAQALVELEAESDEDLADAEERLLRDEENGPPMLRVRLSGAQARAFAKRALDVVNAGRPPCPLCSLPLDPEGHVCPRQNGYRRGV is encoded by the coding sequence GTGTCCCGTCAGGTGTTCCTCTACGACCCGCCGGACCGGTTCGTGGCCGGTACGGTCGGGCTGCCTGGACGCCGTACGTTCTTCCTCCAGGCGTCGGCCGGAGGGCGCGTCACCAGTGTGGCCCTGGAGAAGACCCAGGTGTCCGCGCTCGCCGAACGCATCGACGAGCTCCTCGACGAGGTGGTCCGCCGCACCGGGGGCAATGCGCCCGTGCCCGCGGTGGCGCCGACCGACGTCGCGGACACCGCCCCGCTGGACTCGCCCGTGGACGAGGAGTTCCGGGTGGGCACCATGGCCCTGGCCTGGGACGGCGAGGAACAGCGCATGATCGTCGAGGCGCAGGCCCTGGTCGAGCTGGAGGCGGAGTCCGACGAGGACCTCGCCGACGCCGAGGAGCGGCTGTTGCGGGACGAGGAGAACGGCCCGCCCATGCTGAGGGTGCGACTGAGCGGGGCACAGGCCCGGGCCTTCGCCAAACGCGCGCTGGACGTGGTCAACGCCGGTCGTCCGCCGTGCCCGCTGTGCAGCCTGCCGCTCGATCCGGAAGGACATGTGTGCCCGCGCCAGAACGGATACCGCAGGGGAGTGTGA
- a CDS encoding histidine phosphatase family protein yields the protein MATLILVRHGRSTANTAAVLAGWTPGVHLDEHGAAQAAALPERLAALPLATVVSSPLERCLQTVQPLLNARPELRIQTDERVGECHYGDWSGRKLRELADEPLMQVVQQHPSAAVFPGGESMRAMQARAVDAVRDWNERIDAEHGEDAVYAICSHGDIIKSIVADALGMHLDLFQRVHVEPCSVTAIRYTRTRPFLLRLGDTGELGSLAPRDRDHREAGSTGAAGDDGEAVVGGGTGTA from the coding sequence ATGGCCACGTTGATCCTGGTACGCCACGGACGCTCCACCGCGAACACCGCAGCGGTACTCGCGGGCTGGACCCCGGGTGTCCATCTCGATGAACACGGCGCCGCCCAGGCCGCCGCCCTGCCCGAGCGCCTTGCCGCGCTGCCGCTCGCCACCGTGGTCAGCAGCCCCCTCGAACGCTGCCTCCAGACCGTGCAACCCCTGCTGAATGCCCGTCCCGAACTGCGGATCCAGACCGACGAACGGGTCGGTGAATGCCACTACGGGGACTGGTCGGGGCGCAAACTTCGTGAACTGGCCGACGAACCGCTGATGCAGGTGGTGCAGCAGCATCCTTCTGCGGCGGTGTTCCCTGGTGGCGAGTCCATGCGCGCGATGCAGGCGCGGGCGGTCGACGCCGTACGCGACTGGAACGAGCGCATCGACGCCGAGCACGGTGAGGATGCGGTCTATGCGATCTGCTCGCACGGGGACATCATCAAGTCGATCGTCGCGGACGCACTCGGCATGCATCTCGATCTCTTCCAGAGGGTCCATGTGGAACCTTGTTCCGTGACAGCGATCCGTTACACCCGTACGCGGCCATTTCTTCTGCGCCTGGGGGACACGGGTGAACTGGGCTCGCTGGCGCCGCGCGACAGGGACCACCGAGAGGCCGGGAGCACCGGTGCCGCCGGTGATGACGGCGAGGCCGTCGTCGGTGGCGGCACGGGCACCGCGTGA
- a CDS encoding magnesium and cobalt transport protein CorA, with amino-acid sequence MRAVIVDCAIYREGRRTEGPADLSDALAEARSSGDAFLWIGMHEPTDKEFDLVKQEFGLHPLAVEDALRAHQRPKLEVYDDSLFMVLKPVAYEPESDTVTADELMVFVGDSFVVTVRHGESSPLAAVRQRLEAEPEVLAHGPTAVLYAVSDAVVDKYIEVAAELQVDLEEMEAEVFAPARKEVHHSRRARKAQKAQQAAGTQPGDDRTAGPPTAARIYVFKRQVLEFRRATGPLAAPMARLSGAGVPFVHERSQPFFRDVSDHLTRANEQVEGLDRLLSDILAAHLAQQGVRQNDDMRKISAWAAMAAVPTMVAGIYGMNFAHMPELGWVWSYPAVLVLMGGTVYSLFRLFKRRGWL; translated from the coding sequence ATACGCGCCGTGATCGTCGACTGCGCCATCTATCGCGAAGGGCGCCGCACCGAGGGCCCGGCCGATCTCTCCGATGCGCTCGCCGAGGCCAGGTCGAGCGGCGACGCCTTCTTGTGGATCGGTATGCACGAACCGACCGACAAGGAGTTCGACCTGGTCAAGCAGGAGTTCGGGCTGCATCCCCTGGCTGTGGAGGACGCCTTGCGGGCCCATCAGCGGCCCAAGTTGGAGGTCTACGACGACTCCCTGTTCATGGTGCTCAAGCCGGTGGCGTACGAGCCGGAATCGGACACCGTCACCGCCGACGAGCTGATGGTCTTCGTCGGCGACTCCTTCGTGGTCACGGTCCGTCACGGGGAGAGCTCACCGCTGGCCGCCGTACGCCAACGGCTTGAGGCGGAGCCCGAGGTCCTGGCGCACGGCCCCACCGCCGTGCTGTACGCGGTCAGTGACGCGGTGGTCGACAAGTACATCGAGGTGGCGGCGGAGTTGCAGGTGGACCTGGAGGAGATGGAGGCCGAGGTCTTCGCCCCGGCTCGGAAGGAGGTCCATCACTCCCGGCGAGCACGGAAGGCACAGAAGGCACAGCAGGCCGCAGGGACCCAGCCAGGCGACGACAGAACGGCCGGCCCGCCCACGGCGGCCAGGATCTATGTGTTCAAGCGCCAGGTGCTGGAGTTCCGTCGCGCCACCGGTCCGCTGGCCGCCCCGATGGCCCGGTTGTCGGGCGCGGGGGTGCCGTTCGTCCATGAGCGCTCGCAGCCGTTCTTCCGGGACGTCAGCGACCATCTGACCCGGGCCAATGAACAGGTGGAGGGTCTGGACCGACTACTCTCCGACATCCTCGCCGCGCACCTCGCCCAACAGGGGGTCCGGCAGAACGACGACATGCGCAAGATCTCGGCCTGGGCCGCCATGGCGGCCGTACCGACGATGGTCGCGGGGATCTACGGGATGAACTTCGCACATATGCCGGAACTGGGATGGGTGTGGTCCTATCCCGCGGTGCTGGTCCTGATGGGCGGGACGGTCTACAGCCTCTTCCGACTGTTCAAACGCCGGGGCTGGCTGTAG